Proteins found in one Nostoc sp. NIES-3756 genomic segment:
- the dprA gene encoding DNA-processing protein DprA: MGEERAYWLAWAQLSGVGPVLLRRLQQHFGTLSAAWNATKSQLGEVEGFGLQTLEKVVKQRSQLNPEQLLIQHEQKNSHFWTPADTDYPRLLLETPSPPPMLYYRGEVDLQENLGNKPLVGIVGTRQPSEYGIRWTRQISTALAKNGFTVVSGMAEGIDTVSHSAAMKAGGRTIAVLGTGVDVVYPPKNRDLYQQILTSGIVVSEYPAKTPPDRTHFPRRNRIIAGLSRAVLVMEAPIKSGALITATYANDFGRDVYALPGRLDDHPSQGCLKLISQGASLIIKEIDELLKMLGAIPQLDVVDKSPTPEQLSLPILPPELQQVLDAIATDALPFDLIIQQTGMNAGSVSSALLQLELMGIVSQLPGMRYQKC, translated from the coding sequence GTGGGAGAAGAACGAGCGTATTGGTTAGCGTGGGCGCAACTTTCTGGAGTTGGGCCTGTTTTATTGCGACGACTACAGCAGCATTTCGGCACATTATCAGCAGCTTGGAATGCTACTAAGTCTCAGTTGGGGGAAGTTGAGGGCTTTGGTTTACAGACATTAGAAAAGGTGGTAAAACAGCGATCGCAACTCAACCCAGAACAATTACTCATCCAACACGAACAAAAAAACTCCCATTTCTGGACACCTGCAGATACAGACTATCCCCGTTTGTTGCTAGAAACTCCCAGCCCACCACCAATGCTGTACTATCGGGGTGAGGTCGATTTACAAGAAAATCTTGGGAATAAACCGCTAGTTGGCATTGTTGGTACACGCCAGCCATCAGAATATGGTATCCGTTGGACTCGCCAAATTAGCACAGCTTTAGCCAAAAATGGCTTCACCGTAGTTTCAGGTATGGCTGAGGGAATTGATACAGTTAGCCACAGTGCAGCAATGAAAGCCGGCGGACGGACAATTGCAGTTTTAGGTACGGGTGTAGATGTAGTCTATCCCCCTAAGAATCGAGATTTGTACCAGCAGATTCTTACATCTGGAATTGTTGTCAGTGAATATCCTGCCAAAACCCCACCTGATCGCACACATTTTCCCCGACGTAATAGAATAATTGCGGGGTTGAGTCGTGCTGTCTTGGTAATGGAAGCGCCTATCAAGTCTGGTGCATTAATTACGGCTACCTACGCCAATGATTTTGGTAGAGATGTTTACGCACTTCCAGGAAGATTAGATGATCACCCATCCCAAGGCTGTTTGAAATTAATCAGTCAAGGTGCTTCTTTAATTATCAAGGAAATAGACGAACTATTAAAAATGTTGGGAGCAATACCACAACTAGATGTAGTCGATAAATCACCCACACCAGAACAGTTGAGTTTGCCCATCTTACCACCAGAACTGCAACAAGTGCTGGATGCGATCGCCACTGATGCCTTACCCTTCGATTTGATTATCCAGCAAACAGGTATGAATGCAGGTTCAGTTTCCAGCGCCTTATTACAGTTGGAACTGATGGGTATAGTATCTCAACTCCCAGGAATGAGATATCAAAAATGTTAA
- a CDS encoding glycosyltransferase encodes MPSTINLIYKATLGQVTGLERDALIIQEILKPYRFKFNHYRITERRLFKKYNIPQSLASKINAYCKTRLKKFDINIFLEKIYPELCDLADVNILIPNQERFGKVWLPLLDNIDVILCKTKYAEDIFKKCFTRVEYIGFSSLDRLSRTNKLDYTHFIHVGGKSSYRRGTHQILDLWKKYPHLPQLSVIARNISSQEYVNYPNIKILDNYVPDGFLRKLQNQAGIHLCLSEAEGFGHFIMEGLSCGACIITTNGQPMNELVQPDRGYLVNCASIEMDENDFERKFHFDPVNLEETILRIIEEPEAEKIEKSLKARQYFEESNLFFRESLPKAIKNLL; translated from the coding sequence ATGCCATCAACCATTAACCTCATTTATAAAGCTACACTTGGTCAGGTAACGGGCTTAGAGAGAGATGCGTTAATAATTCAAGAAATACTCAAGCCTTATCGTTTTAAATTTAATCATTATAGGATTACCGAGAGAAGATTGTTTAAAAAATATAATATTCCTCAAAGTTTAGCCTCCAAAATTAACGCTTATTGTAAAACTAGGCTGAAAAAATTTGATATTAATATTTTTCTTGAAAAGATATATCCAGAATTATGTGATCTAGCAGACGTTAATATTTTAATTCCTAATCAAGAACGATTTGGCAAAGTGTGGCTTCCTTTATTAGATAATATAGATGTCATATTGTGTAAAACAAAATATGCCGAAGATATTTTTAAGAAATGCTTTACGCGGGTAGAATATATTGGTTTTAGCTCACTTGATCGCCTGAGCAGAACAAATAAACTTGATTACACTCATTTTATTCATGTTGGCGGTAAGAGTAGCTACCGTAGAGGAACACATCAAATATTAGATTTATGGAAAAAATATCCACACTTACCTCAATTAAGTGTTATTGCTCGTAATATTAGCTCTCAAGAATATGTAAACTATCCAAATATCAAAATTCTTGATAACTATGTACCTGATGGGTTTTTAAGAAAACTTCAAAACCAAGCAGGTATCCACTTGTGTTTGTCAGAAGCTGAAGGTTTCGGACACTTTATCATGGAAGGATTAAGTTGCGGAGCCTGCATTATTACAACTAATGGGCAGCCAATGAATGAATTAGTACAACCTGATAGAGGATATTTAGTAAATTGTGCGAGTATTGAAATGGATGAGAATGATTTTGAACGAAAATTTCATTTCGATCCAGTGAATTTAGAAGAAACAATTTTACGGATTATTGAAGAACCTGAAGCTGAAAAAATTGAAAAATCATTGAAAGCTCGTCAGTACTTTGAAGAAAGCAATCTTTTTTTTCGAGAGAGTTTGCCGAAAGCCATCAAAAATCTTTTATAA
- a CDS encoding YbjN domain-containing protein encodes MATYQETITNDERIEELISEKTSINHVEIIENVIDSLEQDDSAMVSHTPEGGYLWKFKYGTVEVFVQLTGKTDEDTITVWSTVLQLPAKDEPKLLRHLLELNCSGTFEARFGIIDNQVVVISIRTLAEISPGEVSRLITIVATVADNNDEALQSEFGAA; translated from the coding sequence ATGGCAACTTACCAAGAAACCATAACTAACGACGAACGCATTGAAGAACTAATTTCCGAAAAAACTAGCATTAATCATGTAGAAATCATTGAAAATGTCATCGATTCTCTAGAACAAGATGATAGTGCAATGGTGAGCCACACTCCAGAGGGTGGTTATCTATGGAAGTTCAAATATGGCACTGTAGAAGTATTTGTCCAACTGACTGGAAAAACCGATGAAGACACCATTACAGTTTGGTCAACTGTTCTCCAGTTACCAGCTAAGGATGAACCAAAGTTATTGCGTCATCTGTTGGAGTTGAACTGTTCCGGCACTTTTGAAGCCCGTTTTGGCATTATTGACAATCAAGTAGTGGTTATTTCTATCCGCACCCTGGCGGAAATATCTCCTGGGGAAGTCTCACGGCTGATTACTATCGTGGCTACAGTCGCCGATAACAATGACGAAGCCTTACAATCAGAATTTGGTGCAGCTTAA
- the mpaA gene encoding murein tripeptide amidase MpaA, translating into MLSESSYDEVPLQKRGQIIHNYQCYGKSVLGYPLEVFLPLSKQISYLIMAGHHGDEPETTTVLSTVLRTVAPEHLNCAVVLAANPDGLSRGTRANARGVDLNRNFPTTDWSSHPILHSWLSKEPKTVELSPGVKPASEPETQALINLVSTLSPKVIISLHARLACIDDPRETELGHWLSNQTDLPLVNDIGYPTPGSFGTWAKEKNISLITFEFPDESIVSIRRRLSPVLYSLLNGVAK; encoded by the coding sequence ATGTTAAGCGAGAGTAGCTATGATGAAGTACCACTACAAAAGCGTGGGCAAATTATTCATAATTATCAATGTTATGGTAAATCAGTGTTGGGGTATCCCTTAGAAGTTTTTCTACCTTTAAGTAAGCAAATTTCGTATTTGATAATGGCTGGACATCACGGTGATGAACCAGAAACTACAACTGTCCTTTCAACAGTACTTCGTACAGTTGCACCAGAACATCTAAATTGTGCTGTCGTATTAGCGGCAAATCCTGATGGTTTATCACGCGGAACTCGCGCCAATGCGCGGGGAGTTGACCTCAACCGCAACTTTCCCACAACAGACTGGAGTTCCCATCCTATATTGCACTCTTGGTTAAGCAAAGAGCCGAAAACTGTAGAATTAAGTCCAGGAGTGAAACCCGCTTCAGAGCCAGAAACACAAGCCTTAATAAATCTTGTCAGCACTTTATCTCCAAAAGTCATCATTTCACTTCATGCAAGACTAGCTTGTATAGATGATCCTAGAGAAACCGAGTTAGGGCATTGGCTATCAAACCAAACTGATCTACCTTTAGTAAATGATATCGGCTACCCAACACCAGGCTCATTTGGAACCTGGGCTAAAGAAAAAAACATTTCACTCATCACATTTGAGTTTCCTGATGAATCAATAGTTTCAATTCGGAGAAGACTTTCGCCAGTCCTTTACTCTTTGCTAAATGGAGTAGCTAAATAA
- the pirA gene encoding arginine synthesis PII-interacting regulator PirA, with translation MSQGRLKANSSAQEVHRQNIQRNIEHRLEVARAKGDERLIRQLEAELRQFA, from the coding sequence ATGAGCCAAGGTAGACTCAAGGCTAATAGTTCAGCTCAAGAAGTACACAGACAAAATATTCAAAGAAATATAGAGCATCGTTTGGAAGTAGCTAGAGCTAAAGGCGATGAAAGACTAATTAGGCAACTAGAAGCTGAGTTAAGGCAGTTCGCTTAA
- a CDS encoding SAM hydrolase/SAM-dependent halogenase family protein: MSENYIRQTLVTLLSDFGDRDVYVAVMKGVIAQINPNMEVVDLTHQIPPQNIAAARFCLMNAYPYFPEGTVHIAVVDPGVGGKRRAIAVQFAGGFLVGPDNGIFSGVLAQNPAIAAVELTNSQYWRTPEPSKTFHGRDIFAPVGAHLASGVSLQRLGVEIDPATLVQMNLEHCTQTKTGWSGCIQYIDYFGNLVSNIPGDYTQGRKWVVQVSGLTIPGCDIYSEVQAGEALALVGSHGWVEIAINSGNAHTQLQINLQDPLEVISY; the protein is encoded by the coding sequence ATGTCAGAAAATTACATAAGACAGACCTTGGTAACTTTATTGAGCGATTTTGGCGATCGCGATGTTTATGTAGCTGTAATGAAGGGAGTAATAGCCCAAATCAACCCCAACATGGAGGTAGTTGACTTAACCCATCAGATACCACCACAGAATATTGCGGCTGCTAGGTTTTGTTTAATGAATGCTTACCCCTACTTCCCAGAGGGAACTGTACATATAGCGGTGGTAGATCCGGGGGTGGGTGGGAAAAGACGAGCGATCGCCGTACAATTTGCAGGTGGATTTCTAGTAGGGCCAGATAATGGCATATTTAGCGGCGTATTAGCTCAAAATCCGGCTATTGCAGCCGTTGAACTCACTAATTCCCAATATTGGCGCACCCCTGAACCTAGTAAAACTTTTCATGGGAGAGATATTTTCGCCCCCGTTGGCGCTCATCTTGCTAGTGGTGTATCGCTGCAACGACTAGGAGTGGAAATTGACCCAGCCACTTTGGTACAAATGAACCTGGAACACTGTACCCAAACAAAAACAGGTTGGTCAGGCTGCATTCAATATATAGATTACTTTGGGAATTTAGTCAGTAATATTCCCGGTGATTACACCCAAGGTAGAAAATGGGTTGTACAAGTTAGCGGTTTGACGATTCCAGGGTGTGATATTTACAGTGAAGTACAGGCGGGAGAGGCGCTTGCTTTAGTTGGAAGTCATGGCTGGGTAGAAATTGCCATCAATAGCGGTAATGCACACACACAGCTACAGATAAATTTGCAAGACCCTCTAGAAGTCATTAGTTATTAG
- a CDS encoding DUF2301 domain-containing membrane protein — protein sequence MTTSEVYQGQFGGFTIDQSDRNGVIIYRSGLMVAALSFAIGTAIVLLTNNPLAIQALTPLYTCFSLALGVSLLTIHIYLAPLHRLLQAFWLIGSIAAFYVGHSDSQPFAVTVYTQPLTILGIGFTFAALTGIYFKEAFCFNRLETKALTLIVPILLLGHLVGILPTQWEQVLLATWAILFIVFAVRKAIQAIPPDIGDKSVFAYLKQKRTDSKIPN from the coding sequence ATGACTACATCAGAAGTTTATCAAGGTCAGTTTGGGGGATTTACTATTGATCAGAGCGATCGCAATGGTGTGATTATCTACCGTTCTGGTTTAATGGTAGCCGCTTTAAGTTTTGCGATCGGCACTGCTATCGTATTACTCACCAATAATCCTCTAGCCATTCAAGCACTGACCCCTTTATACACTTGCTTCAGCCTCGCTCTGGGTGTGAGTTTATTAACGATTCACATTTACCTTGCACCGTTACACAGACTATTACAAGCTTTTTGGTTAATTGGTAGCATTGCTGCCTTTTACGTAGGGCATTCTGACAGCCAACCCTTTGCTGTGACTGTCTATACTCAACCCTTGACTATATTAGGAATAGGTTTTACCTTCGCGGCTTTGACAGGCATTTATTTTAAAGAGGCATTTTGCTTTAATCGTTTAGAAACCAAAGCCTTAACCTTAATTGTTCCTATATTACTACTAGGACATTTAGTAGGTATCTTACCCACCCAGTGGGAGCAAGTCTTATTAGCAACTTGGGCAATATTATTCATAGTATTTGCCGTCCGTAAAGCCATACAAGCCATTCCCCCCGACATCGGCGATAAATCAGTATTCGCCTATCTCAAACAAAAACGCACAGACAGCAAAATTCCCAATTAA
- a CDS encoding ATP adenylyltransferase family protein, whose amino-acid sequence MTEGKIILKPEILWHRVKQQTEYALNCGALLSIPTEFEFVEQNGVYFLVRILSNLARKNAAKKKQNKQAAAGKDFNPFLPYEQDLFVADISDTHVCILNKFNVVDYHLLIITRHFEEQESLLTLEDFAAMWACLAGMDGLAFYNSGKIAGASQRHKHLQLVPLPFTASQSQIPIAPLLSSANHDAIATIPGLPFIHAFANLQPYWVDSPLTGAKTTLEIYHNLLRAVGLKADGDILFGAYNLLATKEWMLIVPRSQEHFQSISVNSLGFAGALLVKNELEMQLLKQHGPMNILKEVGISQ is encoded by the coding sequence ATGACTGAAGGGAAAATCATACTCAAACCTGAAATATTGTGGCATCGGGTAAAACAACAGACAGAATATGCGTTAAATTGTGGTGCGCTACTATCGATACCGACGGAATTTGAATTTGTCGAACAGAATGGGGTTTACTTTTTAGTCAGGATTTTATCTAATCTTGCTCGGAAGAATGCAGCGAAAAAAAAGCAGAACAAGCAAGCTGCGGCTGGCAAGGATTTTAATCCCTTTCTGCCTTACGAGCAGGATTTATTTGTGGCAGATATCTCCGACACTCACGTATGTATATTGAATAAATTTAATGTTGTTGACTATCACTTACTAATTATTACCCGCCATTTTGAAGAACAGGAAAGCTTGCTGACGCTAGAAGATTTTGCTGCTATGTGGGCTTGTCTAGCTGGGATGGATGGTTTAGCTTTTTACAATAGCGGGAAAATTGCAGGTGCTAGCCAAAGACATAAACATTTGCAACTAGTACCATTACCGTTTACAGCATCACAATCGCAGATACCCATTGCACCACTATTATCATCAGCAAATCATGATGCGATCGCAACTATACCAGGACTACCATTCATCCATGCTTTCGCTAACTTACAACCTTATTGGGTAGACTCTCCGTTAACAGGGGCGAAAACAACTTTGGAAATTTACCATAACTTACTACGTGCCGTAGGTTTAAAAGCCGATGGTGATATACTATTTGGTGCTTACAACTTATTAGCTACAAAAGAGTGGATGTTGATTGTACCGCGATCGCAAGAACACTTCCAATCCATTTCCGTCAACTCCTTAGGATTCGCTGGTGCTTTGTTAGTTAAAAACGAATTAGAAATGCAACTCCTCAAACAACACGGGCCGATGAATATTCTGAAGGAAGTTGGGATTAGTCAATAG
- a CDS encoding endonuclease dU: protein MELEHLLRNRRKIRAIGFDDAPFVRHTAQPVGVAGVICAGTRFEGMVWGEIDADGWNATDALCQLLIGGKFLSQIHVVLLDGISLGGFNIVDLPLLAERLERPCIAVMRKQPRLTAIIHAMQRLPYPDKRLEVLHRAGTVYEHPPFYFQVCGADAGVTAQVLEQLTDCGHVPEALRLAHLIASAVVKGESGRQA, encoded by the coding sequence ATGGAACTAGAACATCTGCTACGAAATCGTCGTAAAATCCGCGCTATAGGTTTTGATGATGCGCCATTTGTCAGGCATACGGCTCAACCTGTGGGAGTTGCAGGAGTCATTTGTGCCGGAACCCGGTTTGAGGGTATGGTTTGGGGGGAAATAGACGCTGACGGCTGGAACGCAACAGACGCTCTGTGTCAATTACTCATAGGAGGTAAATTTCTCTCCCAAATTCATGTAGTTTTGTTGGATGGGATTTCTTTAGGTGGTTTTAATATAGTTGACTTGCCCTTATTAGCAGAACGACTAGAACGTCCTTGCATTGCTGTGATGCGAAAGCAACCTAGACTAACTGCTATCATCCACGCTATGCAAAGACTACCATACCCAGACAAACGCCTAGAAGTTTTGCATCGTGCTGGTACTGTATACGAACATCCACCATTTTATTTTCAAGTTTGCGGTGCTGATGCTGGAGTCACAGCCCAAGTTCTAGAACAACTCACAGACTGCGGCCACGTTCCCGAAGCCCTACGCCTAGCTCATTTGATAGCCTCGGCGGTGGTGAAAGGGGAGAGTGGGAGACAGGCGTGA
- a CDS encoding lipoate--protein ligase family protein yields the protein MGSKQWRLIPLLDASGSVQMAIDRWLLEQHQSGKHPPTLRFYTWSPPAISLGYHQRQYPQHWNNLTWRGQKLDLVRRPTGGRAVLHQGDLTYAVVTSGLPSNRVAAYQKICEFLIQGWKAIAIELTYGTAGRGYIHNPNCFGTATGADLVLADGTKLIGSAQLRRGDVILQHGSMRLQPDTELFVQVFGAEAFTPVQLNLSVDKIITALTAAASDCFDMQLEVKPLCLSEWNDILWQGTGNGEITQHS from the coding sequence ATGGGTAGCAAGCAGTGGCGACTGATTCCTTTATTGGATGCTTCCGGTAGTGTGCAGATGGCTATTGACCGTTGGTTATTAGAACAGCATCAATCTGGTAAACATCCACCAACTCTGCGATTTTATACTTGGTCGCCACCGGCTATTTCCCTTGGTTATCATCAACGCCAATATCCTCAGCATTGGAACAATTTAACTTGGCGAGGTCAAAAATTAGATTTAGTGCGTCGTCCTACTGGTGGTAGGGCAGTATTACATCAAGGTGATTTAACTTATGCTGTGGTAACATCTGGCTTGCCTAGTAATCGTGTTGCAGCATACCAAAAGATTTGTGAATTTTTAATCCAAGGATGGAAAGCGATCGCCATAGAATTAACCTATGGTACAGCCGGGCGTGGTTACATCCACAATCCTAACTGCTTTGGTACAGCCACAGGTGCAGACTTAGTTTTAGCAGATGGGACTAAACTCATCGGTAGCGCCCAACTGCGGCGCGGTGATGTCATATTGCAACATGGTTCTATGCGTCTCCAACCAGATACAGAATTATTTGTTCAAGTATTTGGGGCAGAAGCTTTTACACCTGTGCAGTTAAACTTGAGTGTAGATAAGATAATTACAGCTTTGACGGCTGCTGCTAGTGATTGTTTTGATATGCAGTTGGAAGTAAAACCATTGTGTTTATCTGAATGGAATGATATTTTATGGCAGGGAACAGGGAACGGGGAAATAACTCAGCACTCATAA